One stretch of Vogesella indigofera DNA includes these proteins:
- a CDS encoding entericidin A/B family lipoprotein has product MRLLTALALLAAVTGCNTVAGVGQDLRNAGSAIERAAQ; this is encoded by the coding sequence ATGCGACTTCTGACTGCGCTGGCCTTGCTGGCGGCAGTCACCGGATGCAATACCGTGGCCGGTGTCGGCCAGGATCTCAGAAACGCAGGTTCCGCCATTGAAAGGGCAGCACAATGA
- the leuD gene encoding 3-isopropylmalate dehydratase small subunit — translation MKAFTTLDGLVCPLDRANVDTDAIIPKQFLKSIKRSGFGPNLFDEWRYLDHGEPGMDNSQRPLNPDFVLNFPRYAGAQVLLARENFGCGSSREHAPWALEDQGFRVVIAPSFADIFFNNCYKNGLLPIVQPAEVVDQLFRECEATEGYQLQVDLPTQTITTPSGKVFSFDITEHRKHCLLGGLDEIGLTLKHEAEIKAFESKHRAAQPWLFA, via the coding sequence ATGAAGGCATTTACCACCCTTGACGGCCTCGTGTGCCCGCTGGATCGCGCCAACGTCGATACCGACGCCATCATCCCCAAGCAATTCCTGAAGTCGATCAAGCGTTCCGGCTTCGGCCCCAACCTGTTCGACGAATGGCGTTACCTCGATCACGGCGAGCCGGGTATGGACAACAGCCAGCGCCCGCTGAATCCGGACTTCGTGCTCAACTTCCCGCGCTACGCCGGCGCGCAGGTACTGCTGGCGCGCGAGAACTTCGGCTGCGGCTCTAGCCGCGAACATGCGCCGTGGGCACTGGAAGACCAGGGCTTCCGCGTGGTGATCGCGCCGTCGTTCGCCGACATCTTCTTCAACAACTGCTACAAGAACGGCCTGCTGCCGATCGTGCAGCCGGCGGAAGTGGTCGACCAGCTGTTCCGCGAATGCGAAGCGACCGAAGGCTACCAGCTGCAGGTGGACCTGCCGACGCAGACCATCACCACGCCGTCCGGCAAGGTGTTTTCCTTCGACATCACCGAGCACCGCAAGCACTGCCTGCTCGGCGGCCTGGACGAGATTGGCCTCACGCTGAAGCACGAAGCCGAGATCAAGGCCTTCGAGAGCAAGCATCGCGCGGCGCAGCCGTGGCTGTTTGCCTGA
- a CDS encoding aspartate-semialdehyde dehydrogenase has translation MSETLRIAVVGVTSLVGEAVLELLAERALPIGRVFALDVAEKDGETVSLGNLELDVATVDDFDFANASLAIFVGGSELSRRFVPEARNAGCAVIDFSSVYRLSEDVPLVVPGINDAALDDLGEGLLLAVPNCTVTPVAKALAALQACGLERVTIASYQSVSGTGRAALEELANQTTALFGARDIELEVYQKRISFNVLPLIGDVDEQGISEEEQSLVDELHKVLANPQLRVEASCVRVPVFFGHGWAVTLQTRDPLNAEKARELLAAGGLQIVDDPRGELPYVTPLEASGNEAVWVSRVRQTAGGTVSFWLAADNVRAGAAEPCVALAAALMKRGYFA, from the coding sequence ATGTCTGAAACCCTGCGTATTGCTGTTGTTGGTGTCACCTCGCTGGTTGGCGAGGCCGTGCTTGAATTGCTGGCCGAACGTGCGCTGCCGATCGGCCGCGTGTTTGCGCTGGATGTGGCGGAAAAGGACGGCGAAACCGTGTCGCTGGGCAATCTCGAGCTGGATGTGGCCACGGTGGATGATTTTGACTTTGCCAATGCCTCGCTGGCGATCTTTGTCGGCGGCAGCGAGCTGTCGCGCCGCTTCGTGCCGGAAGCACGCAATGCCGGTTGCGCCGTGATCGACTTCAGTTCGGTGTACCGGCTGTCCGAGGACGTGCCGCTGGTGGTACCCGGCATCAACGACGCCGCACTGGATGATCTCGGCGAAGGCCTGCTGCTGGCGGTACCGAACTGCACGGTGACACCGGTCGCCAAGGCGTTGGCCGCACTGCAGGCCTGCGGTCTGGAGCGGGTGACCATTGCCAGTTACCAGTCGGTATCCGGTACCGGCCGCGCCGCGCTGGAAGAGCTGGCCAACCAGACCACCGCGCTGTTTGGCGCCCGTGACATTGAGCTGGAGGTCTACCAGAAGCGCATCTCCTTCAACGTGCTGCCGCTGATCGGTGACGTCGACGAGCAGGGCATCAGCGAAGAAGAACAGTCGCTGGTCGACGAGCTGCACAAGGTGCTGGCCAATCCGCAACTGCGGGTCGAGGCCAGTTGCGTGCGGGTGCCAGTCTTCTTCGGTCACGGCTGGGCGGTGACACTGCAGACCCGCGATCCGTTGAATGCGGAGAAGGCACGCGAGCTGCTGGCCGCCGGCGGTCTGCAAATCGTTGACGATCCGCGTGGCGAGCTGCCTTATGTCACGCCACTGGAAGCGTCCGGCAACGAGGCGGTCTGGGTCAGCCGCGTGCGGCAGACCGCCGGTGGTACCGTGTCGTTCTGGCTGGCGGCCGACAATGTCCGCGCCGGTGCCGCAGAGCCTTGCGTGGCGCTGGCCGCAGCCTTGATGAAGCGTGGCTATTTTGCCTGA
- the asd gene encoding aspartate-semialdehyde dehydrogenase, whose amino-acid sequence MRVGFVGWRGMVGSVLMQRMLEENDFAVIDEPVFFTTSNVGGAAPNVGRDVPPLKDARNIDELKAMDAIVTCQGGDYTTEVYAKLRAAGWNGYWIDAASTLRMEDNAIIVLDPVNSNVIEAGLANGVKDFIGGNCTNSIMLMGMGGLFREGLVEWVSSMTYQAASGGGANHMRELLKGMGVVHAAVADELATPSSAILDIDRKVAATIREDVPTEFFGAPLAGGLIPWIDKQLDNGQSKEEWKGQAEVNKILGTDATIPVDGLCVRIGAMRCHSLALTVKLKKDLPLAEIEAIIKSGNDWVKWVPNDRDITVKELTPAAITGSLQIGVGRVRKLNMGGEYLSAFVIGDQLLWGAAEPLRRMLRILIER is encoded by the coding sequence GTGCGAGTAGGTTTTGTTGGCTGGCGCGGCATGGTCGGTTCCGTGCTGATGCAGCGCATGCTGGAAGAGAATGATTTTGCCGTTATCGACGAACCGGTGTTTTTCACGACCTCCAATGTCGGTGGTGCCGCCCCCAACGTTGGCCGCGACGTACCGCCGCTGAAAGACGCGCGCAACATCGACGAGCTGAAGGCGATGGACGCCATCGTCACCTGCCAGGGCGGTGACTACACCACCGAGGTGTACGCCAAGCTGCGTGCCGCCGGCTGGAACGGCTACTGGATCGACGCCGCCTCCACGCTGCGCATGGAAGACAACGCCATCATCGTGCTCGACCCGGTCAACAGCAACGTGATCGAAGCCGGTCTCGCCAACGGCGTCAAGGACTTCATCGGCGGCAACTGCACCAACTCCATCATGCTGATGGGCATGGGCGGCCTGTTCCGCGAGGGCTTGGTGGAGTGGGTGTCCTCGATGACCTACCAGGCGGCCTCCGGCGGCGGCGCCAACCACATGCGCGAACTGCTGAAGGGCATGGGCGTGGTGCACGCCGCGGTGGCCGACGAACTGGCCACGCCATCGTCCGCCATCCTCGATATCGACCGCAAGGTTGCCGCCACCATCCGCGAAGACGTACCGACCGAATTCTTCGGCGCGCCACTTGCCGGCGGCCTGATCCCGTGGATCGACAAGCAGCTCGACAACGGTCAGTCCAAGGAAGAGTGGAAAGGCCAGGCCGAGGTGAACAAGATTCTGGGCACCGATGCAACCATTCCGGTCGACGGCCTGTGCGTGCGCATCGGCGCCATGCGCTGCCACAGCCTGGCGCTGACCGTGAAACTGAAAAAAGACCTGCCGCTGGCCGAGATCGAGGCCATCATCAAGTCCGGCAACGACTGGGTGAAGTGGGTGCCGAACGACCGCGACATCACCGTCAAGGAATTGACACCGGCCGCCATCACCGGCAGTTTGCAGATCGGCGTCGGCCGCGTGCGCAAGCTGAACATGGGCGGCGAGTACCTGTCGGCCTTCGTGATCGGCGATCAGCTGCTGTGGGGCGCGGCCGAACCGCTGCGCCGTATGTTGCGGATCCTGATTGAACGCTAA
- the leuB gene encoding 3-isopropylmalate dehydrogenase: protein MKIAVLPGDGIGPEIIAQAQRVLEVLRSDGLPIEMEQAPLGGAAYDEFGHPYPSFTQNLCRDADAVLLGAVGGPQYDNLERALRPERGLLAIRKDLNLFANLRPAILYPELANASTLKPEVVSGLDIMIVRELTGDIYFGQPRGIAVNELGEREAYNTMRYSEGEIRRIAHVAFGIAMKRGKKLCSVDKANVLETTEFWKEIMIDVAREYPQVELSHMYVDNAAMQLVRNPKQFDVMVTGNIFGDILSDEASMLTGSIGMLPSASLDQNNKGLYEPSHGSAPDIAGKDLANPLATILSAAMMLRYTFNQEAAAQRVENAVKTVLAQGYRTADIFEAGCEKVSCSGMGDAVVAVL from the coding sequence ATGAAAATTGCAGTCTTGCCAGGTGACGGCATCGGTCCGGAAATCATTGCCCAGGCGCAGCGCGTGCTGGAAGTGTTGCGCAGCGACGGCCTGCCGATCGAGATGGAGCAGGCGCCGCTGGGTGGCGCCGCCTACGACGAGTTCGGCCATCCCTACCCGTCGTTCACGCAGAACCTGTGTCGCGATGCCGACGCGGTGCTGCTCGGCGCCGTCGGCGGCCCGCAGTACGACAATCTGGAGCGCGCGCTGCGCCCGGAGCGCGGCCTGCTGGCGATCCGCAAGGATCTCAACCTGTTCGCCAACCTGCGTCCGGCTATCCTGTATCCGGAGCTGGCCAACGCGTCCACGCTGAAGCCGGAAGTGGTGTCCGGCCTCGACATCATGATCGTGCGCGAGCTGACCGGTGACATCTACTTCGGCCAGCCGCGCGGCATCGCCGTCAACGAGCTGGGCGAGCGCGAGGCGTACAACACCATGCGCTACAGCGAGGGCGAAATCCGCCGCATCGCCCACGTCGCTTTCGGCATCGCGATGAAGCGCGGCAAGAAGCTGTGCTCGGTGGACAAGGCTAACGTGCTGGAGACCACCGAGTTCTGGAAGGAAATCATGATCGATGTGGCGCGCGAGTACCCGCAGGTGGAACTCAGCCACATGTACGTCGACAACGCCGCCATGCAGCTGGTGCGCAACCCGAAGCAGTTCGACGTGATGGTGACCGGTAACATCTTCGGCGACATCCTGTCCGACGAAGCCTCGATGCTCACCGGTTCCATCGGCATGCTGCCGTCGGCATCGCTGGACCAGAACAACAAGGGCCTGTACGAGCCTAGCCACGGCTCGGCACCGGACATCGCCGGCAAGGACCTGGCCAATCCGCTGGCCACCATCCTGTCGGCGGCGATGATGCTGCGCTACACCTTCAACCAGGAAGCCGCCGCCCAGCGCGTGGAAAACGCGGTGAAAACGGTGCTGGCGCAGGGCTATCGCACCGCCGATATCTTCGAGGCCGGATGCGAGAAAGTCAGCTGCTCCGGCATGGGCGATGCGGTGGTAGCAGTCTTGTAA
- the leuC gene encoding 3-isopropylmalate dehydratase large subunit, giving the protein MTAQTLYDKLWSSHVVHEEADGTVLLYIDRHLVHEVTSPQAFEGLKLANRPLWRVDSVVSTADHNTPTDHWDEGIKDPISRQQVETLDANIKAFGALAYFPFKDKGQGIVHVMGPEQGATLPGMTVVCGDSHTSTHGAFGALAHGIGTSEVEHVMATQTLVAKKSKNMLVRVDGKLPTGITGKDVALAIIGKIGTAGGTGYAIEFGGEAIRELSMEGRMSLCNMAIEAGARSGLVAVDQKTIDYVKGRPFAPKAEQWDAAVAYWNTLHSDDGAQFDEVVVLDATAIQPQVTWGTSPEMVTDINGRVPDPEQESDPVKKGSIERALAYMGLQANTPINEIPVDIVFIGSCTNSRIEDLREAAAVAKGRSKAANVKQVLVVPGSGLVKAQAEAEGLDKVFVAAGFEWREPGCSMCLAMNADRLQPGERCASTSNRNFEGRQGQGGRTHLVSPAMAAAAAVAGHFVDIRAL; this is encoded by the coding sequence ATGACCGCACAGACCCTCTACGACAAGCTGTGGAGCAGCCACGTGGTGCACGAAGAAGCAGACGGCACCGTATTGCTCTATATTGACCGTCATCTGGTCCACGAAGTGACCAGCCCGCAAGCCTTCGAAGGCCTGAAGCTGGCCAATCGTCCGCTGTGGCGCGTGGACTCGGTGGTGTCGACCGCCGACCACAACACCCCGACCGACCACTGGGACGAGGGCATCAAGGACCCGATCTCGCGCCAGCAGGTGGAAACGCTGGACGCCAACATCAAGGCCTTCGGTGCGCTGGCCTACTTCCCGTTCAAGGACAAGGGTCAGGGCATCGTGCACGTGATGGGGCCGGAGCAGGGCGCCACCCTGCCGGGCATGACCGTGGTGTGCGGTGACAGCCACACCTCCACCCACGGCGCTTTCGGCGCGCTGGCGCACGGCATCGGCACCTCCGAGGTCGAGCACGTGATGGCCACCCAGACGCTGGTGGCGAAGAAATCCAAGAACATGCTGGTGCGCGTCGACGGCAAGCTGCCGACCGGCATTACCGGCAAGGACGTGGCGCTGGCGATCATCGGCAAGATCGGCACCGCCGGCGGTACCGGCTACGCCATCGAGTTCGGCGGCGAAGCGATCCGCGAGCTGTCGATGGAAGGCCGTATGAGCCTGTGCAATATGGCCATCGAAGCCGGCGCCCGTTCCGGCCTGGTGGCGGTGGACCAGAAGACCATCGACTACGTGAAGGGCCGCCCGTTCGCGCCGAAGGCCGAACAGTGGGATGCCGCCGTGGCGTACTGGAACACGCTGCACAGCGACGACGGCGCACAGTTTGACGAGGTAGTGGTGCTCGACGCCACCGCCATCCAGCCGCAGGTGACCTGGGGCACCTCGCCGGAAATGGTGACCGACATCAACGGCCGCGTGCCGGACCCGGAGCAGGAAAGCGACCCGGTGAAGAAGGGCAGCATCGAGCGCGCGCTGGCCTATATGGGTCTGCAGGCCAACACCCCGATCAACGAGATCCCGGTGGACATCGTGTTCATCGGCTCCTGTACCAACAGCCGCATCGAAGACCTGCGTGAAGCCGCCGCGGTGGCCAAGGGTCGCAGCAAGGCGGCCAACGTCAAGCAGGTGCTGGTGGTGCCGGGCTCCGGTCTGGTCAAGGCGCAGGCCGAGGCCGAGGGGCTGGACAAGGTGTTCGTCGCCGCCGGTTTCGAATGGCGCGAACCGGGTTGCTCCATGTGCCTGGCGATGAACGCCGACCGCCTGCAACCGGGCGAGCGTTGCGCGTCCACCTCGAACCGCAACTTCGAAGGCCGTCAGGGCCAGGGCGGCCGTACCCACCTGGTGAGCCCGGCGATGGCCGCCGCCGCCGCGGTGGCCGGCCACTTTGTCGACATTCGCGCGCTGTAA